The following are encoded in a window of Natranaeroarchaeum aerophilus genomic DNA:
- a CDS encoding class I SAM-dependent methyltransferase, protein MPDSDPRVAEHYDDLAGYWVQITDSPSRQQLLWPTLTELLPNLADRRVLDAGCGSGVYTAKIAERGADVVGVDISEQMVREAQNRAPDAEFRQANLGEPLEFIEDSSVDVVLCQHVFSHLEELSTPLAEFARILSEDGVLVVSTHNPVHDYSVVRDGQYPTTGEEADVEAVVETGPDAPQYDATERYDIRWIAEGGENRGTYYRRSIEELFTSIIDAGFSIQSVVEPTPDNTFKRDYPQLAQALQNHPPESICLRAQR, encoded by the coding sequence ATGCCTGATTCTGACCCCCGCGTTGCTGAGCACTACGATGACCTCGCGGGCTACTGGGTACAGATTACTGATTCGCCATCTCGACAGCAGCTACTCTGGCCAACGCTGACGGAACTACTGCCAAACTTGGCTGACCGCCGAGTCCTTGATGCAGGCTGCGGTTCAGGCGTTTACACGGCGAAAATCGCTGAGAGGGGAGCTGATGTCGTCGGTGTCGATATCAGTGAGCAAATGGTACGGGAAGCACAAAATCGAGCCCCAGATGCAGAGTTTCGGCAGGCAAATCTCGGGGAACCTTTGGAATTCATCGAAGACAGTTCTGTTGATGTGGTTCTGTGTCAACACGTCTTCTCACATCTCGAAGAATTATCGACTCCGCTGGCCGAATTCGCTCGTATCTTGTCCGAAGATGGCGTTCTCGTAGTTTCCACGCATAACCCAGTCCACGATTATTCTGTCGTTCGGGATGGACAGTATCCGACGACTGGGGAGGAAGCCGACGTAGAGGCGGTCGTTGAAACCGGCCCAGACGCCCCACAATATGATGCGACCGAGCGATATGATATACGCTGGATCGCCGAGGGTGGCGAAAACCGGGGCACGTACTATCGTCGGTCGATCGAGGAGCTATTCACATCAATTATCGACGCCGGGTTCAGTATTCAGAGTGTCGTAGAACCAACCCCCGATAATACGTTTAAACGCGATTATCCACAACTTGCCCAAGCGCTTCAAAATCATCCGCCAGAGTCTATTTGCCTCCGAGCACAACGATAA
- a CDS encoding DUF433 domain-containing protein, whose amino-acid sequence MSKQMNTVVSGDESEIHDEPHIRDRRITVSHVHGLVEERGLDAQTVADRFDLTASDVYHALAYYHDHPEKMRTVEKRRRELHEAAEEDPRIVTGPEDLPES is encoded by the coding sequence ATGTCGAAGCAGATGAACACCGTCGTCTCAGGTGACGAGTCGGAGATTCACGACGAACCCCATATTCGAGACCGACGAATCACCGTGAGCCACGTCCATGGGCTGGTCGAAGAGCGCGGCCTCGACGCCCAGACGGTTGCGGACCGTTTTGACCTCACTGCTTCGGACGTCTACCACGCACTGGCGTACTATCACGATCACCCCGAAAAGATGCGGACGGTCGAAAAACGCCGTCGAGAGCTACACGAAGCCGCTGAAGAGGACCCGAGAATTGTCACCGGCCCGGAGGATCTTCCAGAATCGTAA
- a CDS encoding threonine aldolase family protein encodes MIDLRSDTVTTPDESMRAAAADAEVGDDVYEEDPTVAELERRAAEIADFEAALFVPSGTMGNQIAVRVHTERGEEVLIEEESHVYKWELGGLAQHAQVQTRTIDGGDRGIPSPDAIRAGHVDEDLHRPGTGLLTLENTHNSRGGIAIAPGLIDAAADAAHDLDVPVHLDGARLFNAATAHDVPAERLTREVDSVMFCLSKGLGAPVGSMLAGSESFVAEARRVRKLFGGGMRQAGIIAAPGLEALENRHRLDEDHDHARLLAEGLEVIEGLDVQEPETNIVLAETSGLGMSVAAFCDALESRDVLASEFGESTVRFCTHLDVDREDIEQAVDAVETVAATVQKS; translated from the coding sequence ATGATCGATCTCCGCAGCGACACGGTCACGACGCCCGACGAGTCGATGCGCGCCGCCGCGGCAGATGCCGAGGTCGGCGACGACGTCTACGAGGAAGATCCCACAGTCGCCGAGCTAGAGCGCCGGGCGGCCGAGATCGCGGACTTCGAGGCCGCGCTGTTCGTACCGAGCGGGACGATGGGTAACCAGATCGCGGTGCGCGTCCACACCGAGCGAGGCGAGGAGGTGCTGATCGAGGAGGAGAGTCACGTCTACAAGTGGGAACTCGGCGGGCTGGCCCAGCACGCACAGGTCCAGACGCGGACCATCGACGGTGGTGATCGGGGGATCCCCTCGCCCGACGCGATCCGGGCAGGCCATGTCGACGAAGATCTTCACCGACCCGGAACCGGACTGCTAACCCTTGAAAACACCCATAACAGCAGGGGCGGGATCGCCATCGCCCCCGGGCTGATCGACGCTGCCGCGGATGCGGCCCACGACCTCGACGTACCAGTCCATCTCGACGGCGCGCGCCTGTTCAACGCCGCGACCGCCCACGACGTCCCGGCCGAGCGGCTCACCCGGGAGGTCGACTCGGTCATGTTCTGTCTCTCGAAGGGGCTGGGCGCGCCGGTCGGCTCGATGCTGGCCGGGAGCGAGTCCTTCGTCGCCGAGGCACGCAGAGTGAGAAAGCTCTTCGGCGGCGGGATGCGCCAGGCGGGGATTATCGCCGCGCCGGGTCTGGAGGCGCTGGAGAACCGCCATCGGCTAGACGAGGATCACGACCATGCCCGGCTACTCGCCGAGGGACTGGAGGTAATCGAGGGACTCGACGTGCAGGAGCCGGAGACAAACATCGTACTCGCCGAGACGAGCGGGCTGGGGATGAGTGTCGCGGCGTTCTGTGACGCGCTCGAATCCCGGGACGTGCTGGCGAGCGAGTTCGGTGAGTCGACGGTTCGGTTCTGTACGCATCTCGACGTCGATCGTGAAGATATCGAGCAAGCTGTCGATGCCGTCGAGACGGTTGCGGCGACAGTCCAAAAATCGTAG
- a CDS encoding ATP-grasp domain-containing protein encodes MQAERKFGETVIVPEGGPSSVACLRALGEHGIRTIGISESEQAPALASKHCTERRTVPDPKKDREGFRDALLELAARADVRAIAPMREVDVFTLARYRSEFTDHLLPTWPDFETLRDVHDRTRLVEIAADAGVATPRTRLLSETDDWDRKQVVKPRFALLAEEYEESMPPDRLGSPGSAELLQPGVEPNREQLREQMGHEPIVQEYVPGSEYALWALYDDGEAVATCGKHQLRAYKYSGGTSIARETTSIPALERAGRAVLDALEYDGPASVQFVRNERTDEFTLLEVNPRFWLSLSCPVVAGLDFPQLFWQLAGGETVDSVPSYEDGVATHLLRGEAVHLHSVLRDEFPLVDPPPFTEALRDVAVSLYEEPNFDYLSLDDPRPFVKDVQNVVPFGE; translated from the coding sequence ATGCAAGCAGAACGCAAGTTTGGAGAGACGGTCATCGTCCCGGAGGGAGGTCCAAGCTCGGTCGCCTGCCTCCGGGCACTCGGCGAGCACGGGATCCGGACGATCGGCATCTCGGAATCGGAGCAGGCACCTGCACTCGCCTCAAAACACTGTACTGAACGTCGGACCGTCCCGGACCCGAAAAAAGACCGGGAGGGGTTTCGAGACGCACTGCTGGAGCTTGCAGCACGTGCAGACGTCAGAGCGATCGCGCCGATGCGCGAGGTGGACGTGTTCACGCTGGCACGGTATCGCTCCGAGTTTACCGACCATCTGCTGCCGACCTGGCCCGACTTCGAGACGCTCCGGGATGTCCACGACCGGACGCGGCTGGTAGAGATCGCAGCAGACGCTGGCGTGGCGACGCCGAGGACGCGCCTGCTCAGCGAGACCGACGACTGGGACCGAAAACAGGTTGTCAAGCCTCGATTCGCGCTGCTGGCGGAGGAGTACGAGGAGTCGATGCCGCCGGATCGGCTCGGCAGTCCGGGATCGGCCGAACTCCTCCAGCCCGGCGTCGAGCCAAATCGCGAACAACTCCGCGAACAGATGGGTCACGAGCCGATCGTCCAGGAGTACGTTCCGGGCTCGGAGTACGCGCTCTGGGCGCTGTACGATGACGGCGAGGCGGTGGCAACCTGCGGCAAACATCAGTTGCGGGCCTACAAGTACAGCGGCGGGACGAGCATCGCCCGGGAGACGACATCGATCCCCGCACTGGAGCGTGCTGGCCGGGCAGTGCTCGACGCGCTGGAGTACGACGGCCCGGCATCGGTCCAGTTCGTCAGGAACGAGCGGACCGACGAGTTCACGCTACTGGAGGTGAACCCCCGGTTCTGGCTCTCGCTGTCCTGTCCGGTCGTCGCCGGACTCGACTTTCCGCAGCTGTTCTGGCAGCTTGCCGGGGGCGAAACGGTTGACAGCGTGCCCTCGTACGAGGACGGCGTCGCGACGCATCTACTTCGCGGCGAGGCAGTCCACCTCCACAGCGTGCTCCGAGACGAGTTCCCGCTGGTCGATCCCCCGCCGTTCACCGAGGCGCTCCGGGATGTCGCGGTCTCACTCTACGAGGAGCCGAATTTCGATTATCTGAGTCTCGATGACCCCCGTCCGTTCGTGAAGGACGTGCAGAACGTCGTGCCGTTCGGCGAGTAG
- a CDS encoding DUF5788 family protein → MDESERERLLKRINRQSSTIGAKTPDTITVNGEELDLQEFLIETRRVEGIPDDAKELVLDTKRALKAERMELVEQLETEEMSYKQGQEIADTIVGIDRALNALDSLRGQRYGKRSHSVNVNDYKQWMDFLESVSG, encoded by the coding sequence ATGGACGAGTCGGAACGCGAACGACTACTCAAGCGGATCAACAGACAGAGTTCGACGATCGGCGCCAAGACGCCCGACACAATCACCGTCAACGGCGAGGAGCTCGACCTCCAGGAGTTCCTGATCGAAACGCGTCGCGTCGAGGGGATTCCCGATGACGCCAAAGAACTGGTGCTTGACACGAAGCGGGCACTGAAAGCCGAGCGCATGGAACTGGTCGAGCAACTGGAAACCGAGGAGATGAGCTACAAGCAGGGACAGGAGATTGCCGATACCATCGTCGGGATCGACCGCGCGCTCAACGCGCTCGATAGCCTTCGGGGCCAGCGCTACGGCAAGCGATCACACTCGGTAAATGTCAACGATTACAAGCAGTGGATGGATTTCCTCGAATCCGTCTCCGGCTAA
- a CDS encoding metallophosphoesterase, with amino-acid sequence MLTICSDTHSHDGHALTGRTLEAVRDADHVIHAGDFTSTSALDAFQQEAQRLDAVHGNADQMAVRDRLPTDRTVEYEGVRFAVTHRKRGGATALALFGRQRDADVVVSGHSHQPSVADADGLTLLNPGSHADPRGNRPSHAELEPAAGGLDGRLCQPDGTVFEEFRIEP; translated from the coding sequence ATGCTCACTATCTGTTCGGACACGCACAGCCACGATGGCCATGCACTTACCGGCCGGACTCTCGAAGCGGTCCGCGACGCCGATCACGTGATTCACGCCGGAGATTTCACGTCGACGAGCGCGCTCGACGCCTTTCAGCAGGAAGCGCAACGACTGGATGCGGTGCATGGAAATGCCGACCAGATGGCGGTACGGGACCGGCTCCCGACGGATCGAACTGTCGAGTACGAGGGTGTCAGATTCGCCGTCACGCATCGCAAGCGTGGCGGTGCGACCGCGCTTGCCCTGTTCGGTCGTCAGCGTGACGCCGACGTGGTCGTCTCGGGCCACTCCCACCAGCCGTCGGTCGCCGACGCGGACGGGCTCACGCTCCTCAATCCGGGCAGCCACGCCGACCCGCGGGGGAATAGGCCGAGTCATGCCGAACTGGAACCAGCTGCTGGTGGACTGGATGGGCGGCTCTGCCAGCCGGACGGAACCGTCTTCGAGGAGTTCAGAATCGAGCCGTAG
- the alaS gene encoding alanine--tRNA ligase — MSQLEEAYRLEYFEEEDFVRKQCPECGAHFWTRDHERETCGEPPCGEYSFMDDTGFEDEFSLTEMREQFLTYFEEQGHERVDPYPVAANRWRDDVLLTQASIYDFQPLVTSGQTPPPANPLTISQPCIRMQDIDNVGKTGRHTMAFEMMAHHAFNTKAEVDEDEYAYHGEVYWKNETVEYCDGLFEAVGVDLDEVIYIEDPWVGGGNAGPAIEVIYRGVELATLVFMSLEQDPDGEYEMKDGNCYSEMDTYVVDTGYGLERWTWVSQGTPTVYEAVYPDAIEFLKDNAGIDHTDEEARIIHEASKLAGKMDIDEAEDLEAARGEIAEQVGVDVAELEDLLEPLEDIYAIADHCRTLAYMLGDEIVPSNVGTGYLARMVLRRTKRLVDSVGVDAPLDELVDMQAERLGYENRDTIRDVVRSEVEKYRETLERGSRRVEQLAEEYSEKGEPVPTEELIELYDSHGIQPDMVEEIAAEKGASVAVPDDFYSLVAERHDDATGGGLSADSIDDRFEDLPETEKLYYDDQQGTEFEAVVLDVFEREGGYDIVLDQTMFYPEGGGQPGDVGTLSTDDATVSVTDTQSEDGVVVHRADDALDRGSMVRGQIDGERRRQLMRNHTATHLVIHSARRVLGEHIRQAGAQKGVDSSRIDMRHYERITREDVKEIERVANDLVMGNHQITQEWPHRNDAEAEYGFDLYQGGIPPGEKIRLIHVEDDVQACGGTHVGRTGEIGTIKIRSAERVQDGVERLVFSAGQAAIEGTQETEDALYESAEILDVTPTEVPETAERFFTEWKARGKRIEELQEELAEVRAGGGADASEFEIGNVTAVVQRLDGDVDELRATANAIVDEGKVAVLGSTADGAQFVVAVPDDVAVNAGEVVSQLASEVGGGGGGPPDFAQGGGPDTEKLEDALASAPDVLQQVQDA; from the coding sequence ATGAGTCAACTGGAGGAGGCGTACCGCCTCGAGTATTTCGAGGAGGAGGACTTCGTCCGCAAGCAGTGTCCGGAGTGTGGTGCACACTTCTGGACCCGCGATCACGAGCGGGAGACGTGTGGCGAGCCGCCGTGTGGCGAGTACTCGTTCATGGACGACACCGGCTTCGAGGATGAGTTCAGCCTGACCGAGATGCGCGAGCAGTTCCTCACCTACTTCGAGGAGCAGGGACACGAGCGCGTCGACCCCTACCCCGTTGCGGCGAACCGCTGGCGCGACGACGTCTTGCTCACGCAGGCGTCGATCTACGACTTCCAGCCGCTGGTTACGAGCGGGCAGACGCCGCCGCCCGCGAACCCGCTTACCATCTCCCAGCCCTGCATCCGGATGCAGGACATCGACAACGTGGGCAAGACGGGCCGCCACACGATGGCCTTCGAGATGATGGCCCATCACGCGTTCAACACGAAAGCGGAGGTCGACGAGGACGAGTACGCCTACCACGGCGAAGTCTACTGGAAGAACGAAACTGTCGAGTACTGTGACGGCCTCTTCGAGGCGGTCGGCGTCGACCTCGACGAAGTGATCTACATCGAGGACCCGTGGGTCGGCGGCGGCAACGCCGGGCCCGCCATCGAGGTCATCTATCGGGGCGTCGAGCTGGCGACGCTCGTCTTCATGTCGCTCGAACAGGATCCCGACGGTGAGTACGAGATGAAAGACGGCAACTGCTACTCCGAGATGGACACCTACGTCGTCGATACCGGCTATGGACTGGAACGGTGGACCTGGGTCAGCCAGGGCACGCCGACGGTCTACGAGGCCGTCTACCCCGACGCCATCGAGTTCCTGAAAGACAACGCCGGGATCGACCACACCGACGAGGAGGCGCGGATCATCCACGAGGCCTCGAAGCTCGCCGGGAAGATGGACATCGACGAGGCCGAGGATCTCGAAGCAGCCCGCGGCGAGATCGCCGAACAGGTCGGCGTCGACGTCGCGGAGCTTGAGGACCTGCTCGAACCCCTCGAAGACATCTACGCCATCGCTGACCACTGCCGGACGCTTGCGTACATGCTCGGCGACGAGATCGTCCCCTCGAACGTCGGGACGGGCTATCTCGCACGGATGGTCCTTCGCCGGACAAAGCGGCTGGTCGACAGCGTCGGCGTCGACGCCCCCCTCGACGAACTCGTCGACATGCAGGCGGAACGACTGGGCTACGAGAACCGCGATACGATCCGGGACGTAGTCCGCAGCGAGGTCGAAAAGTACCGCGAGACGCTCGAACGCGGCTCACGACGGGTCGAACAGCTTGCCGAGGAGTACAGCGAGAAGGGCGAGCCGGTGCCGACCGAGGAGCTGATCGAACTGTACGACTCCCATGGGATCCAGCCCGATATGGTTGAGGAGATTGCTGCCGAAAAGGGTGCAAGCGTCGCCGTACCGGACGACTTCTACAGTCTCGTCGCCGAGCGTCACGACGACGCAACCGGCGGAGGGTTGTCGGCTGACAGCATCGACGACCGGTTCGAGGACCTGCCAGAAACGGAGAAACTGTACTACGACGACCAGCAGGGGACCGAGTTCGAGGCGGTCGTCCTCGACGTGTTCGAGCGCGAGGGCGGCTACGATATCGTGCTCGACCAGACGATGTTCTACCCCGAGGGCGGTGGCCAGCCCGGCGATGTCGGGACGCTCTCGACCGACGACGCGACGGTGAGCGTCACCGATACCCAGAGCGAGGACGGTGTTGTCGTCCACCGCGCCGACGACGCGCTCGATCGGGGGTCGATGGTTCGTGGACAGATCGACGGCGAGCGCCGCCGACAGCTCATGCGAAATCACACGGCGACCCACCTCGTGATCCATAGCGCCCGGCGTGTCCTCGGCGAGCACATCCGACAGGCTGGCGCGCAGAAAGGCGTCGACTCCTCGCGGATCGACATGCGCCACTACGAGCGGATCACCCGCGAGGACGTCAAGGAGATCGAGCGCGTCGCCAACGACCTCGTGATGGGCAACCACCAGATCACCCAGGAGTGGCCCCACCGTAACGACGCGGAAGCCGAGTACGGCTTCGATCTCTATCAGGGCGGCATCCCGCCGGGCGAGAAGATCCGACTGATCCACGTCGAGGACGACGTGCAAGCCTGCGGTGGCACGCACGTCGGTCGAACTGGCGAGATCGGCACGATCAAGATCCGGTCGGCCGAGCGCGTCCAGGATGGCGTCGAGCGACTCGTGTTCTCGGCCGGACAGGCCGCGATCGAGGGCACCCAGGAGACCGAAGACGCCCTCTATGAGTCCGCCGAGATCCTCGACGTGACGCCGACCGAGGTGCCCGAAACGGCAGAGCGCTTTTTCACCGAGTGGAAAGCCCGGGGCAAGCGCATCGAGGAATTACAGGAAGAGCTCGCGGAAGTGCGAGCTGGCGGCGGTGCGGACGCCTCGGAGTTCGAGATCGGCAACGTGACCGCCGTGGTCCAGCGTCTCGACGGCGACGTCGACGAGCTCCGGGCGACGGCCAACGCCATCGTCGACGAGGGGAAAGTCGCCGTGCTCGGCAGTACCGCGGACGGCGCACAGTTCGTCGTCGCGGTCCCCGACGACGTGGCGGTCAACGCGGGCGAGGTCGTCAGCCAACTCGCGAGCGAGGTCGGCGGCGGCGGCGGTGGGCCACCGGACTTCGCACAGGGCGGCGGCCCCGACACGGAGAAGCTGGAGGACGCCCTCGCCAGCGCCCCGGACGTGCTCCAGCAGGTACAGGACGCCTGA
- a CDS encoding SDR family oxidoreductase → MVVVTDPRVLLTGFPGFLGSGLVERLLERGDGPVACLVEPKYYDQATRRACELTDAVGPDGQIQLYEGDITMTGLDIENSTEIFASIEELYHLAAVYDLAVDAELADRVNVRGTRNVLDVAEDIDVERFHYVSTCYVSGRYDGVFTEDHLQEGQKFNNHYEESKYRAEVAVQERMAAGLPATIYRPAIVVGDSETGETDKYDGPYYLLSLLLAQPTWGSLLFTVPGSANAELNVVPRDFVIDAIAAIGTQDDSVGQVYQLCDPAPLSVPAFIDAMAAAAGHRTVRLPTTKSVARRVSRWLGTYEINVEPAALDYLDHPTRYACPNTRQALSGTEIEVPPFESYVDSFVEFAKADGAH, encoded by the coding sequence GTGGTTGTCGTGACCGACCCCCGCGTACTGCTCACCGGCTTCCCCGGGTTTCTCGGTTCGGGGCTCGTCGAACGCCTGCTGGAGCGGGGCGACGGTCCAGTTGCCTGTCTCGTCGAGCCGAAGTACTACGATCAGGCAACACGGCGCGCCTGTGAGCTCACAGACGCGGTCGGCCCGGATGGGCAGATCCAGCTGTACGAGGGCGACATCACGATGACTGGTCTGGACATCGAGAATTCTACGGAGATCTTCGCGAGCATCGAGGAGCTCTACCACCTCGCTGCAGTGTACGATCTCGCCGTCGACGCCGAACTCGCCGATCGAGTGAACGTTCGCGGGACTCGAAATGTTCTCGACGTCGCCGAAGATATCGACGTGGAACGGTTCCACTACGTCAGCACCTGCTACGTGAGCGGGCGCTACGACGGCGTGTTCACCGAGGATCACTTGCAGGAAGGCCAGAAGTTCAACAACCACTACGAGGAGTCGAAGTATCGTGCCGAAGTCGCGGTGCAAGAGCGGATGGCCGCGGGGCTCCCGGCAACGATCTACCGGCCAGCGATCGTCGTCGGCGATAGCGAAACCGGAGAGACGGACAAATACGACGGTCCGTACTACCTGCTATCGTTACTACTGGCCCAGCCGACGTGGGGATCGCTGTTGTTCACCGTACCAGGATCGGCGAACGCCGAACTAAACGTCGTGCCGCGTGATTTCGTCATCGACGCCATTGCGGCGATCGGAACACAGGACGACTCGGTCGGTCAGGTCTACCAGCTCTGCGATCCCGCTCCCCTCTCGGTTCCGGCGTTCATCGATGCGATGGCAGCCGCGGCGGGTCACCGGACCGTCAGGCTGCCGACGACCAAGTCAGTCGCGCGACGTGTCTCCCGGTGGCTCGGCACCTACGAGATCAACGTCGAGCCAGCCGCGCTTGACTATCTCGATCACCCGACACGGTACGCCTGCCCGAACACGCGTCAGGCACTCTCGGGCACCGAAATCGAGGTACCACCGTTCGAGTCGTACGTCGACTCTTTCGTCGAATTTGCGAAGGCTGATGGGGCTCACTAG
- a CDS encoding ArsR/SmtB family transcription factor, giving the protein MADLLPSFPDTSTADDGAPRVVGIDSDEADDVLAALSANTARQLLTALHDDPGTPSELANRVDTSLQNAQYHLGKLEDANVVRVIDTAYSEKGREMNVYGPTDQPLVVFAGDESKETGLRAALKRLVGGIGALAAGSLFVQALAGEGILGGADDGAPATAEDDEEEPTDGDAGAPEEEEEEFDIATDDEEDAPPGDDAPADDVEEDDDAEPTTAEDDGFDIPFVEDDFGLIGISGLPPGALFFAGGATVMAAWFLLWYVRINR; this is encoded by the coding sequence ATGGCCGATCTACTGCCCTCCTTCCCCGACACCTCCACGGCCGACGACGGGGCCCCCAGAGTAGTCGGGATCGACAGCGACGAAGCCGACGACGTGCTCGCCGCGCTCTCGGCGAACACCGCGCGGCAGCTGCTGACCGCCCTGCACGACGATCCCGGAACGCCCTCGGAGCTGGCCAACCGCGTCGATACCTCCCTGCAGAACGCCCAGTATCACCTCGGCAAGCTGGAGGACGCAAACGTCGTCCGCGTAATCGACACCGCCTACTCCGAGAAGGGTCGCGAGATGAACGTCTACGGCCCGACCGACCAGCCGCTGGTCGTCTTCGCTGGCGACGAGTCCAAAGAGACCGGTCTCCGAGCCGCGCTCAAGCGACTGGTCGGCGGCATCGGCGCGCTTGCAGCCGGGAGCCTGTTCGTCCAGGCGCTCGCGGGCGAAGGGATACTCGGGGGCGCTGATGACGGTGCTCCGGCGACCGCGGAAGACGACGAAGAGGAACCGACAGACGGAGACGCGGGGGCTCCGGAGGAAGAAGAGGAGGAGTTCGATATCGCAACCGACGACGAGGAGGATGCCCCACCCGGTGACGATGCGCCAGCCGACGACGTGGAGGAAGACGATGATGCCGAGCCGACGACAGCCGAAGACGATGGATTCGACATTCCGTTCGTCGAGGACGACTTCGGGCTGATCGGTATCTCGGGATTACCACCCGGCGCGCTCTTTTTCGCGGGTGGCGCGACCGTTATGGCCGCGTGGTTCCTGCTCTGGTACGTCCGGATCAATAGGTAA
- a CDS encoding aminopeptidase produces the protein MDPRIREHAEIIAHHSVDLQAGDDVVITAPPVADDLVVALHEVIGDVGANPISLSSDDRAQRAYLRASEEDDFETPSHTEALIEETDVYIAIRANENVTETSDVDAEINAAYRRAQKPITAERLSKRWCLTQFPAPANAQLAELSTEGYENFVWDAVNKDWDEQREFQANMVEILDPADEVRIKSGDTTDVTMSVAGNPVLNDYGEKNLPGGEVFTAPVADSVEGEVLFDKPLYHQGREVTGVYLEFEDGEVVDHAADKNEEVLTEVLETDEGARRLGELGIGMNREIDQFTYNMLFDEKMGDTVHMAVGRAYEDTVGEDNEQNDSAVHVDMIVDMSEDSRIEVDGEVVQEDGSFVFEE, from the coding sequence ATGGACCCGCGAATCCGCGAACACGCAGAGATCATCGCGCATCACTCCGTTGACCTGCAGGCGGGCGACGACGTCGTCATCACCGCGCCGCCGGTCGCCGACGATCTGGTCGTTGCGCTTCACGAGGTTATCGGCGACGTGGGCGCGAACCCGATCAGCCTCTCCAGCGACGATCGCGCCCAGCGCGCGTACCTTCGCGCGAGCGAGGAGGACGACTTCGAGACGCCGAGTCACACCGAGGCGCTCATCGAGGAGACGGACGTCTACATCGCCATCCGGGCCAACGAGAACGTCACCGAGACCAGCGACGTCGACGCCGAGATCAACGCCGCCTACCGGCGCGCCCAGAAGCCGATCACCGCCGAGCGGCTCTCCAAGCGCTGGTGTCTCACGCAGTTCCCCGCGCCCGCGAACGCCCAGCTCGCCGAACTCTCCACCGAGGGCTACGAGAACTTCGTCTGGGACGCCGTCAACAAGGACTGGGACGAACAGCGCGAGTTCCAGGCCAACATGGTCGAGATTCTCGACCCCGCAGACGAGGTCCGGATCAAAAGCGGCGACACCACCGACGTCACGATGTCGGTCGCGGGCAACCCCGTGCTCAACGATTACGGCGAAAAGAATCTCCCCGGCGGCGAGGTCTTTACCGCGCCCGTCGCCGACAGCGTCGAGGGCGAGGTGCTGTTCGACAAGCCGCTCTACCATCAGGGCCGCGAGGTCACCGGCGTCTACCTCGAATTCGAGGACGGCGAAGTCGTCGATCACGCGGCCGACAAGAACGAGGAGGTCCTGACAGAAGTGCTCGAAACGGACGAAGGAGCGCGTCGGCTCGGCGAACTCGGGATCGGAATGAACCGCGAGATCGACCAGTTCACCTACAACATGCTGTTCGACGAGAAGATGGGCGATACCGTCCACATGGCGGTCGGGCGCGCCTACGAGGATACCGTCGGCGAGGACAACGAACAGAACGACAGCGCGGTTCACGTCGATATGATCGTCGATATGAGCGAAGACTCGCGGATCGAGGTTGATGGTGAAGTGGTGCAGGAAGACGGGAGCTTTGTGTTCGAGGAGTAG
- a CDS encoding DUF7504 family protein: protein MSRTKQISELRAAFPADASVLITGTCAETIGSLHQKLLCSAVDNDEGAVVVTTEDTAARVQQRFDRSRRFASTSGLAVVDGTPKDRRHAEPERNVWKTSSPVDFSGAMLALRRGYESLAVEYDTVHLLFDTLTTPLVSADSSTLMRFAHQVMLEGGSTTGLQLFPVFTNVTATSDVTKLKHLSEGMIEVRKRGGKRQVRLRGSPETPAEWFDLAEYDSAFDIRGFV, encoded by the coding sequence GTGTCCAGAACCAAGCAGATCAGCGAACTCAGAGCTGCATTCCCCGCGGATGCCAGCGTACTTATTACTGGTACGTGTGCCGAAACAATCGGATCGCTCCATCAGAAACTGCTCTGTAGCGCCGTCGACAACGACGAGGGGGCGGTCGTCGTTACGACCGAGGATACAGCTGCCAGGGTACAGCAGCGGTTCGACCGATCACGCCGGTTCGCGTCGACATCCGGACTCGCAGTCGTCGACGGGACGCCGAAGGATCGCCGACACGCGGAGCCCGAGCGGAACGTCTGGAAGACGAGTTCGCCGGTCGACTTCAGTGGAGCAATGCTTGCGCTACGGCGTGGCTACGAATCGCTCGCAGTCGAGTACGACACCGTTCACCTGCTCTTTGATACGCTAACCACGCCGCTGGTTAGTGCCGACTCGTCAACACTCATGCGGTTTGCACACCAGGTGATGCTCGAAGGCGGCTCGACGACCGGGTTGCAGCTCTTCCCGGTGTTTACGAACGTCACCGCCACGAGCGACGTCACAAAACTCAAACACCTGTCCGAAGGGATGATCGAGGTCAGAAAGCGAGGGGGCAAACGGCAGGTTCGCCTCCGGGGCTCGCCCGAAACGCCCGCCGAGTGGTTCGATCTCGCGGAGTACGATAGCGCGTTCGACATTCGAGGGTTCGTCTGA